One Tetrapisispora phaffii CBS 4417 chromosome 2, complete genome genomic region harbors:
- the GAP1 gene encoding amino acid permease GAP1 (similar to Saccharomyces cerevisiae GAP1 (YKR039W); ancestral locus Anc_1.244) encodes MSSSEGFQMSNQDYKDAKTNINTEFIDPDLESESIDIKKETFNYNQTGEEKGSKWRQFIDSFKRVEVPELDPNLTEQERIAIITAHTPLKHHLKSRHLQMIAIGGAIGTGLFVGSGTALRTAGPASLIIGWSITGSMIYSMVMAVAEMAVLYPISGGFTTYATRFIDESFGFANNFNYMLQWLVVLPLEIVSASITVNYWGTPTKYRDGFVALFWLVIVIINLFGVKGYGEAEFIFSTIKVITVVGFIILGLVLVCGGGPTGGYVGAKYWHDPGAFVGATAGAQFQGFCSVFVTAAFSFSGSELIGIAGSEAENPRKAVPPAAKQVFWRILLFYILSLLFIGLLVPSNDSRLIGSSNVDAAASPFVIAITVHGIRGLPSVINVVILIAVLSVGNSAIYTCSRTLVALAEQGFLPKVVSYIDRSGRPLVGIAISSFFGLVAFVAQSDKEGDVFNWLLAISGLSSFFTWGAICLCHIRFRAALKAQNRSTDELPFVSPLGVFGSYWGLFLIVLMLAAQFYVAIFPVGDTPSATNFFSAYLSLPVVLVMYIAHKLWTKNWKIFIPLGQLDLDTGRKQLDLDLLRQEVAEERATLAARPRWFRIYTFWCA; translated from the coding sequence ATGTCTTCTTCTGAAGGTTTCCAGATGAGTAACCAAGATTATAAAGATGCAAAGACTAATATTAATACAGAGTTCATTGACCCAGATCTGGAGTCTGAGTCTATCgatataaaaaaagagaCCTTCAATTATAACCAAACTGGAGAAGAAAAAGGTTCAAAATGGAGACAGTTTATTGATTCATTCAAAAGAGTGGAGGTTCCAGAACTGGATCCAAATTTAACGGAACAAGAAAGAATTGCGATTATCACAGCACACACACCATTGAAAcatcatttaaaaagtaGGCATTTACAAATGATTGCAATTGGTGGTGCAATTGGTACCGGTTTGTTTGTTGGTAGCGGTACCGCTTTAAGAACAGCAGGTCCGGCGTCACTAATTATCGGTTGGTCAATTACAGGTTCAATGATTTATTCAATGGTCATGGCAGTTGCCGAAATGGCCGTATTGTATCCTATTTCGGGTGGGTTCACCACATATGCAACTAGGTTTATTGATGAATCGTTTGGTTTTgctaataatttcaattatatgCTACAATGGTTAGTGGTTTTGCCTTTAGAAATCGTTTCTGCATCAATTACTGTAAATTATTGGGGAACTCCAACAAAGTATAGGGATGGTTTTGTTGCCCTCTTCTGGCTTGtaattgttattataaaCTTGTTCGGCGTTAAAGGCTACGGTGAGGCGGAATTTATCTTCTCTACAATTAAAGTGATTACAGTTGTGGGTTTCATTATCCTAGGGTTGGTTTTAGTTTGCGGTGGTGGACCAACAGGTGGTTACGTCGGAGCTAAATATTGGCATGATCCTGGTGCCTTTGTTGGAGCTACTGCTGGTGCACAATTCCAAGGCTTCTGTTCGGTTTTCGTCACAGCTGCCTTCTCTTTTTCTGGCAGCGAATTAATTGGTATTGCAGGTTCTGAAGCTGAAAATCCACGAAAAGCTGTTCCGCCAGCAGCTAAGCAGGTGTTTTGGagaattttattattttatatcttAAGTTTGTTATTCATAGGTCTCTTAGTGCCATCAAATGATTCACGTTTAATTGGTTCGTCAAACGTTGATGCTGCAGCTTCTCCATTTGTTATTGCAATCACAGTACATGGTATCAGAGGTTTGCCATCAGTTATTAATGTGGTTATTTTAATTGCAGTTCTATCAGTCGGTAATTCAGCTATTTATACCTGCTCTAGAACCTTAGTTGCCTTGGCTGAACAAGGGTTCTTGCCGAAGGTCGTTAGTTACATCGACCGTAGTGGTAGACCATTGGTTGGTATTGCTATTAGTTCTTTCTTTGGGTTAGTTGCATTTGTAGCTCAGTCAGACAAAGAAGGTGATGTTTTTAATTGGTTACTGGCTATCTCTGGTTTGTCATCATTCTTCACATGGGGTGCTATTTGTTTATGTCATATCAGATTCAGGGCTGCATTAAAGGCACAGAATAGAAGCACTGACGAATTACCCTTTGTGTCTCCATTGGGTGTCTTTGGTTCTTATTGGGGTCTCTTTTTGATTGTTCTTATGTTAGCAGCACAATTTTATGTTGCCATTTTCCCTGTAGGAGATACTCCATCGGCCACTAATTTCTTCTCAGCTTATTTATCACTTCCAGTAGTCCTAGTAATGTACATTGCACATAAGCTATGGACgaaaaattggaaaatatttattccTCTGGGGCAATTGGATTTGGACACAGGAAGAAAACAACTTGATCTAGATTTGTTGAGACAAGAAGTAGCTGAAGAACGTGCCACCTTGGCAGCAAGACCACGGTGGTTTAGGATTTATACTTTCTGGTGTGCATAA
- the KAE1 gene encoding tRNA N6-adenosine threonylcarbamoyltransferase (similar to Saccharomyces cerevisiae KAE1 (YKR038C); ancestral locus Anc_1.245) codes for MVNLNKIPPKNGRKYYVALGLEGSANKLGVGVIKHPFLENHESGDLSHDCGVEILSNIRDTYITPPGEGFLPRDTARHHRNWCVRIIKKALIEAQIKDPGLDIDVICFTKGPGMGAPLHSVVIAARTCSLLWEVPLVGVNHCVGHIEMGREITKAENPVVLYVSGGNTQVIAYSENRYRIFGETLDIAIGNCLDRFARTLRIPNNPSPGYNIEQLAKKSTHKDSLVLLPYTVKGMDLSMSGILAYVDILAKDLFRGNKKNKVLFDQKTGEQKVTVEDLCYSLQENLFAMLVEITERAMAHVNSNVVLIVGGVGCNVRLQEMMGTMCRDRADGKVHATDDRFCIDNGVMIAQAGLLQYRMGDIVTDLNETVVQQKFRTDEVYVSWRE; via the coding sequence ATGGTAaacttaaataaaattccACCAAAAAATGGACGCAAGTATTATGTTGCATTAGGTTTGGAAGGTTCTGCAAATAAATTAGGTGTTGGTGTAATAAAACATCCTTTCTTGGAGAATCATGAGTCTGGGGATCTGTCACATGATTGTGGGGTTGAAATTTTGTCAAACATAAGAGATACATACATCACTCCCCCAGGTGAAGGTTTCTTACCAAGAGATACAGCAAGACATCATAGAAACTGGTGTGTCAGGATAATTAAAAAAGCATTAATAGAGGCTCAAATTAAAGATCCAGGTCTGGATATTGATGTTATTTGTTTCACAAAAGGTCCAGGGATGGGTGCCCCTTTGCACTCTGTGGTGATCGCAGCAAGAACATGTTCATTATTATGGGAGGTCCCTTTGGTCGGTGTTAATCATTGCGTAGGTCATATTGAAATGGGAAGAGAAATCACAAAGGCAGAAAATCCGGTTGTGTTGTACGTTAGTGGAGGAAATACCCAAGTAATTGCATATTCAGAAAATAGGTATAGGATTTTTGGAGAAACTTTAGATATAGCTATAGGTAACTGTCTTGATAGGTTTGCCAGAACTTTAAGGATCCCAAATAATCCATCTCCTGGTTATAACATTGAACAACTAGCGAAGAAGTCTACACATAAGGATAGCTTGGTCTTGCTACCATATACTGTCAAAGGCATGGATCTATCGATGAGTGGTATTCTTGCCTATGTTGATATACTAGCCAAAGATTTATTCAGAGGAAATAAGAAGAATAAAGTTTTGTTTGATCAAAAGACAGGAGAACAGAAAGTCACTGTTGAAGATTTATGTTATTCTTTACAGGAGAATTTATTTGCCATGCTAGTTGAAATCACTGAGAGAGCCATGGCTCATGTCAATTCAAACGTCGTTTTAATAGTGGGTGGTGTAGGTTGTAATGTTAGACTACAAGAAATGATGGGAACCATGTGTAGAGACAGAGCTGATGGTAAAGTTCATGCAACAGACGACCGATTCTGTATAGACAACGGTGTAATGATTGCACAAGCTGGGTTGTTACAATATAGAATGGGTGACATCGTTACCGATTTAAATGAAACTGTAGttcaacaaaaatttagaaCAGATGAAGTATATGTTTCGTGGAGAGAATAA
- the SPC34 gene encoding Spc34p (similar to Saccharomyces cerevisiae SPC34 (YKR037C); ancestral locus Anc_1.246), translating to MVDYLDELVAEINHSVTSISTLDFKAPGIFQNAIKRSNYDVNDLLERLVKDVDDERQAPLFTIDKVHKIPTRKDGKKGILDYLTERDDNLKRNRHIGLPEQLPVIHIPNDYYEKLENERNTKNRRLTRNDILLDVDAVTSSMSTASPTAINILNKKFKNNRIVTQLLSALKNGTVISDIGNGNRRKTMFVDDFPTEAIFEVLQEILTIWPSDAYEQDYMNLFSKYKDLIGEIETLQDEIRVQDGQLTAQRRSETEVSSGLSNVAQRLIAKEKRDIAKLESQINDLT from the coding sequence ATGGTTGATTATTTGGATGAATTGGTTGCTGAGATCAATCATTCGGTGACTTCGATTTCAACTTTGGATTTTAAAGCTCCAGGAATTTTCCAGAATGCAATTAAACGTAGTAATTATGATGTCAATGATCTACTAGAAAGATTAGTTAAGGATGTTGACGACGAGAGACAGGCACCATTATTTACAATCGATAAAGTCCATAAAATACCCACGAGAAAAGATGGTAAGAAAGGTATCTTGGACTATTTAACTGAGAGGGATGATAATTTGAAGAGAAACAGACACATCGGATTGCCAGAACAACTTCCCGTGATTCATATACCAAACGATTATTATGAGAAGttagaaaatgaaagaaaCACCAAAAACCGTCGTTTGACAAGgaatgatattttattagacGTCGACGCTGTCACTTCATCTATGAGTACGGCAAGTCCAACAGCAATCAATATACTGAATAAAAAGTTCAAGAACAACAGAATAGTAACGCAATTATTATCTGCTTTGAAGAATGGTACTGTTATTTCTGATATAGGCAATGGTAACAGAAGGAAGACTATGTTTGTTGATGATTTCCCAACAGAAGCTATATTCGAAGTTTTGCAAGAAATCTTAACCATTTGGCCATCAGATGCCTATGAACAAGACTACATGAACCTATTTAGTAAATACAAAGACTTAATCGGTGAAATAGAAACATTACAGGATGAGATTAGGGTCCAAGATGGACAACTCACTGCACAAAGAAGAAGTGAAACTGAAGTTAGTTCAGGTCTATCTAACGTAGCCCAACGATTGATtgcaaaagaaaaaagagaTATAGCGAAACTAGAAAGTCAAATAAATGATCTCACTTAA
- the CAF4 gene encoding Caf4p (similar to Saccharomyces cerevisiae MDV1 (YJL112W) and CAF4 (YKR036C); ancestral locus Anc_1.247) — translation MSGSDHFAQVKEAISATTSILFSNEAVENTILSSQSPYKKLLQKAITNMDGDSTNAISNLQSFQEELDQDFSHLEGKEAYLRKSGDDYFTNSFVDSKTGFKVMTYLDDEILNENVSNGKTKLLLDGTREKESDTTDSRNEEQLEGGKKSSLFQGFEASLPVVDKVIEKKKATHGLITEDKDKENTGDFLSLLVSDLPDFENEKQFDTDRISRSYSLKYLKGLSENIIRTINLLLIKKDMIDDEVEAADKKLQEALKKSEKAKKKLKTAETNELQLDNILSLVKERISFIEEYDLEVETSCSKDSENVEGKTDEKTPDNTEVHTNTNLNTREDNRDDVTRKEEIKSSRISHSLNEKISSKRKSKQNKLQLFFDEELGKSKKGRTTLQHHYDSGDNILTFKGAHANGVSCLDFDVPFGTLSTAGYLDPIVKVWDLTRKVQMATLNGHMATITCMQSSPHYSMLITGSKDATIKLWNLKLASQLYLEENADIGNSNQSCIHTFSSHLDELTAISYDTINLVSGSQDKTIRQWDLLSGKCVQTIDLSFIKSRNNDFYSNQLLGEKPLVGAIQCFDAALATGTKDGIVRLWDLRSGVPVRTLEGHTDAVTALKFDSSSIVTASSDKQVRIWDLRTGTLSNAFALEKPITSLDFDSTSIICSTKTSNFQVFNKIENRHWNCGPTHDSEQSGTSNEPSESNIITIRVKDNYTVAGSDDGTISAWRV, via the coding sequence ATGTCAGGTAGTGATCATTTTGCGCAAGTGAAAGAGGCAATCTCTGCCACTACATCTATTCTGTTCAGTAATGAAGCAGTGGAAAATACTATATTATCATCACAAAGTCCCTATAAGAAATTGCTGCAAAAGGCAATAACAAACATGGACGGTGATTCCACAAATGCTATAAGTAACTTACAATCATTTCAAGAAGAGTTGGATCAAGACTTCTCTCATCTCGAAGGGAAGGAAGCCTACTTAAGAAAGAGTGGTGATGATTATTTCACTAACTCATTCGTTGACTCCAAGACTGGATTCAAAGTGATGACTTACTTAGATGATGAAATACTAAACGAGAATGTATCGAATGGTAAAACTAAATTACTACTCGATGGAACTCGGGAGAAAGAGAGTGATACCACGGATTCTCGCAACGAAGAACAACTTGAAGGTGgaaaaaaatcatcattatttcaAGGTTTTGAAGCATCGTTACCAGTTGTTGATAAagttattgaaaagaagaaggCTACACATGGATTGATTACTGAGGATAAAGATAAGGAAAATACCGGTGATTTTCTGTCACTTTTGGTAAGTGACTTGCctgattttgaaaatgagaAACAATTTGATACAGATAGGATATCCAGATCATACTCATTGAAATATCTTAAAGGTTTAtctgaaaatataattagaACCATCAATTTGTTGTTGATTAAAAAAGACATGATAGATGACGAGGTGGAAGCTGCAGATAAGAAATTACAAGAGGCACTGAAGAAAAGTGAGAAAGCTAagaaaaagttaaaaacaGCTGAAACAAATGAATTGCAACtagataatattttatcacTAGTGAAAGAGAGAATAAgttttattgaagaataCGATTTAGAAGTTGAAACATCTTGTAGTAAGGATTCTGAAAATGTCGAAGGAAAAACTGATGAAAAGACACCCGATAATACAGAAGTTCATACTAATACTAATCTGAATACAAGAGAGGATAACAGAGATGATGTTACTAGAAAGGAGGAAATCAAAAGTTCTAGAATCTCACATTCactaaatgaaaaaataagtAGTAAACGTAAGAGTAAACAGAATAAACTACAATTATTCTTTGATGAAGAGTTGGGAAAGTCTAAAAAAGGGCGTACTACTCTTCAACATCACTACGACTCAGGAGATAATATTCTAACTTTTAAAGGTGCTCATGCCAATGGGGTTTCTTGTTTAGATTTCGATGTACCATTTGGTACATTGAGCACTGCAGGTTACCTTGATCCTATTGTTAAAGTATGGGATCTGACTAGAAAAGTTCAGATGGCTACGTTGAATGGTCACATGGCTACTATCACTTGCATGCAATCAAGCCCTCATTATTCCATGTTAATTACAGGCTCTAAAGATGCTACAATTAAACTGTGGAACCTTAAATTAGCATCCCAATTATACCTAGAAGAGAATGCAGATATTGGAAACAGCAACCAATCATGTATCCACACATTCAGCAGTCATCTGGATGAATTAACAGCTATATCCTACGATACCATAAATTTGGTCAGTGGCTCTCAAGATAAGACCATAAGACAGTGGGATCTTTTGAGTGGCAAATGTGTTCAAACCATCGACTTGAGCTTTATCAAAAGCagaaataatgatttcTATTCTAACCAACTGCTTGGAGAGAAGCCCCTAGTTGGAGCCATTCAGTGTTTTGATGCCGCATTGGCCACCGGCACCAAAGACGGTATTGTGCGTCTATGGGATCTTAGATCAGGAGTTCCAGTGAGAACATTGGAAGGACACACTGATGCCGTAACAGCGTTGAAATTTGATTCATCTAGCATCGTGACTGCCTCAAGTGACAAACAAGTTAGAATATGGGACCTGCGCACAGGTACTTTATCGAATGCATTTGCATTGGAGAAGCCTATAACGTCCTTAGATTTTGATTCAACGAGCATAATCTGTTCAACTAAAACGTCCAATTTCCAAGTGTTCAATAAGATTGAAAACAGACATTGGAATTGCGGCCCTACACACGACTCAGAACAATCCGGAACCTCCAATGAGCCATCAGAGTCGAATATAATCACAATCAGAGTGAAAGACAATTATACTGTAGCAGGAAGTGATGACGGTACAATTAGTGCCTGGAGAGTCTAA
- the CCT7 gene encoding chaperonin-containing T-complex subunit CCT7 (similar to Saccharomyces cerevisiae CCT7 (YJL111W); ancestral locus Anc_1.248), which produces MNFGNRTPTIVVLKEGTDSSQGRGQIISNINACIAIQETLKPTLGPLGSDILIVSSNQKTTISNDGATILKLLDVVHPAAKTLVDISRAQDAEVGDGTTSVTILAGELMKEAKPFLEEGISSHIIMKGYRKAVQLATAKINELAVDITSNNTDSRELLERCARTAMTSKLIYSNADFFVKMVVDAVLSLNRDELDEKLIGIKKIAGGAMEESMFIDGVAFQKTFSYAGFEQQPKRFTDPKVVCLNVELELKAEKDNAEVRVEHVEDYQSIVDAEWQIILDKLKQIEDTGASIVLSKLPIGDLATQYFADRNIFCAGRVSTDDMIRVIKAVGGSIQSTTTEIQPEHLGTCKLFEEIQIGSERYNLFKGCPKAKTCTLLLRGGAEQVIAEVERSLHDAIMIVKRALQNKFVVAGGGAIEMELSKHLRDYSKTIAGKQQLMINAFAKALEVIPRQLCENAGFDAIDILNRLRMAHSNGEKWCGINFETEDIDDNFAKFVWEPALVKINALGSATEATNLILSIDETIKNQESQSANAGMMPPQGAGRGRGMPMQ; this is translated from the coding sequence ATGAATTTTGGAAATCGTACACCAACCATTGTTGTTTTAAAAGAAGGCACTGATTCCTCTCAAGGCAGAGGTCAGATCATTTCTAATATCAATGCATGCATTGCTATTCAAGAAACTTTAAAGCCAACTCTAGGTCCATTAGGTTCTGATATTTTAATCGTCTCGTCTAATCAAAAAACTACTATTTCAAACGATGGTGCCACGATTTTGAAGCTATTGGATGTTGTCCATCCAGCTGCGAAGACTCTGGTGGATATTTCAAGAGCACAAGATGCTGAAGTCGGTGATGGTACAACAAGTGTGACCATCTTAGCAGGTGAATTGATGAAAGAAGCAAAGCCATTTTTAGAAGAAGGAATTTCTTCCCATATAATTATGAAAGGTTATAGAAAAGCTGTTCAGTTAGCTACTGCTAAGATAAACGAGTTAGCTGTTGATATCACTTCGAATAACACAGACAGCAGAGAATTATTGGAAAGATGTGCTAGAACTGCAATGACCTCCAAGTTAATTTATAGTAATGctgatttttttgttaaaatGGTTGTCGACGCTGTTTTATCACTAAACAGAGATGAACtagatgaaaaattaattggtATTAAGAAAATCGCCGGTGGTGCTATGGAAGAATCCATGTTCATTGACGGTGTTGCATTCCAAAAGACTTTCTCATACGCTGGTTTTGAACAACAGCCAAAGAGATTCACCGATCCAAAAGTCGTTTGTTTAAATGTCGAATTAGAATTAAAAGCTGAAAAGGATAACGCTGAGGTACGTGTTGAACATGTGGAAGATTATCAATCTATAGTAGATGCCGAATGGCAAATTATCCTAGATAAATTAAAGCAAATTGAAGACACAGGTGCTAGTATTGTGTTATCTAAATTACCTATTGGCGATTTAGCCACTCAATATTTTGCTGatagaaatatattctgTGCTGGTAGAGTTAGTACCGATGACATGATCCGTGTCATAAAGGCTGTGGGTGGTTCAATTCAATCTACTACTACTGAAATCCAACCAGAACATTTAGGTACATGTAAATTATTCgaagaaattcaaattgGTTCAGAACgttataatttatttaaggGTTGTCCAAAAGCCAAAACTTGTACACTACTACTAAGAGGTGGTGCTGAGCAAGTTATTGCTGAAGTTGAAAGATCCTTACATGATGCCATCATGATCGTCAAGAGAGCCTTACAAAACAAGTTCGTCGTCGCTGGTGGTGGTGCTATAGAAATGGAACTATCAAAACATTTAAGAgattattcaaaaactaTTGCTGGTAAGCAACAATTAATGATCAACGCATTTGCTAAAGCTTTAGAAGTTATTCCAAGACAATTATGTGAAAATGCTGGTTTTGATGCTATCGATATATTAAACCGTCTAAGAATGGCACACAGTAACGGAGAAAAATGGTGCGGtataaattttgaaacagaAGACATCGATGATAATTTTGCTAAGTTCGTATGGGAGCCTGCTTTAGTTAAAATCAATGCTTTAGGCAGTGCAACCGAAGCTACAAATTTAATCTTATCCATTGATGAAACAATTAAGAATCAAGAAAGTCAATCTGCTAATGCCGGTATGATGCCTCCTCAAGGCGCAGGTAGAGGTAGAGGTATGCCAAtgcaataa
- the DID2 gene encoding Did2p (similar to Saccharomyces cerevisiae DID2 (YKR035W-A); ancestral locus Anc_1.249), translating to MMSRNPSAGLENTLFQLKFTAKQLQKQAQKASKDEKQEMNKLKKALNESEEIAKIYASNAIRKKNERLQLLKLASRIDSVASRVQTAVTMRKVSSSMAQVCKGMDRALQSMNLQQITMVMDKFEQQFEDLDASVNVYEDMGVSSDAVIVDGDRVDELMNKVADENGLELRQSARIDNLPEIEETETPSEEKEDKLAQRLKALRG from the coding sequence ATGATGTCTCGTAACCCATCTGCAGGGTTGGAAAATactttatttcaattaaaatttactGCAAAACAACTACAGAAACAGGCTCAAAAGGCATCAAAAGATGAGAAACAGgaaatgaataaattaaagaaggCCTTGAATGAGAGTGAGGAAATTGCCAAAATATATGCATCAAATGCTATCCGCAAGAAGAATGAAAGACTGCAGTTGTTGAAATTGGCCTCAAGAATTGATTCCGTGGCCTCAAGAGTTCAAACTGCTGTAACTATGAGGAAAGTCTCTAGTTCTATGGCTCAGGTCTGTAAAGGTATGGACAGAGCCTTGCAAAGCATGAATTTACAGCAGATTACAATGGTTATGGATAAATTTGAACAACAATTCGAAGATTTAGACGCTAGTGTTAATGTATACGAAGACATGGGTGTCAGTAGCGATGCAGTAATAGTTGATGGTGACAGAGTAGATGAGTTGATGAATAAAGTTGCTGATGAAAATGGTTTAGAACTAAGACAAAGTGCTAGGATTGATAATCTTCCAGAGATTGAAGAGACAGAAACTCCAAGTGaggaaaaagaagataagCTTGCACAAAGATTAAAAGCCCTTCGTGGTTAA
- the TPHA0B01150 gene encoding uncharacterized protein (similar to Saccharomyces cerevisiae PBS2 (YJL128C); ancestral locus Anc_1.225), giving the protein MNEKFSKLSLNSEAATESTNPVASAIENNGSSGSLKKPMYSSSGANASSSSQYSNINANLQARVIAFQEQRVLKRSNSEKHVKTQNSSSSSPTESLSRKTSDKRNSEMIMNRTSVLSGSNVTNVTTETTTIESQNIQQIINKPLPPLPPLNPPSSPEKSIASDVSKQVGDNLATMEKNTAKNIPSGKKPKLKLPTGSDLNPNRTAPRRPPSIIRPVPGSPTTASPSITPNFNRKPSLMARRGLQLPGGGMSLKQLAKTPPENPKHQEFEPVPSNKHLSTKSETAGQRSNPGSLLNAVPRTSTSSSTDDRTDTAGTNPELENSVNKNIAINSTGSNSGGSSGSGGLFANFSKYVDIKSGSLNFAGKLSLTSKGINFNNGSSSNITLDELEYLGELGHGNYGNVSKVLYKPTNVIMAMKEVRLELDETKFRHILMELDVLHKCNSPYIVDFFGAFFIEGAVYMCIEYMDGGSLDKIYDYSSDEKGIDEPQLAYITESVIRGLHELKEVHNIIHRDVKPTNILCSASQGTIKLCDFGVSGNLVASLAKTNIGCQSYMAPERIRSLNPDKSTYSVQSDVWSLGLSILELALGDYPYPPETFDNIFSQLSAIVDGPPPKLPERFSPEAQEFVTLCLQKNPDRRPTYTQLLMHPWLLKYRDVDVNMKEYITERLEKRKETLVDTEVRKPALHMGGL; this is encoded by the coding sequence atgaatgaaaaattttcgAAACTATCGTTGAATTCAGAAGCAGCAACGGAAAGTACTAACCCCGTGGCTTCTGCTATTGAGAATAATGGTTCTTCTGGTTCCTTGAAAAAACCAATGTACAGTTCGTCAGGTGCCAAcgcttcttcttcttctcaGTATAGTAATATCAATGCTAATCTGCAAGCTAGGGTCATTGCATTTCAAGAACAAAGGGTTTTGAAGAGATCTAATAGTGAAAAACACGTCAAGACTCAAAATTCAAGCTCGAGCAGTCCAACTGAAAGTCTTTCAAGAAAAACTAGTGATAAGAGAAATAGTGAAATGATCATGAATCGTACATCTGTCCTGAGTGGAAGTAATGTAACTAATGTTACTACTGAGACTACTACCATTGAAAGTCAGAATATTCAACAGATAATAAACAAACCACTACCACCATTGCCTCCATTGAATCCTCCTTCAAGTCCAGAGAAATCGATAGCTTCTGATGTCAGTAAGCAAGTGGGTGATAATTTAGCAACTATGGAAAAAAATACCGCTAAGAATATTCCTTCCGGTAAAAAACCTAAATTAAAACTACCAACGGGTAGCGATTTGAATCCTAATAGAACTGCACCACGTAGACCACCCTCCATAATTAGGCCAGTGCCTGGAAGTCCAACCACGGCATCCCCTTCAATAACtccaaattttaatagaaAGCCAAGTTTAATGGCTAGAAGAGGCTTGCAACTACCAGGAGGTGGAATGTCATTAAAACAATTGGCAAAAACACCTCCGGAAAATCCTAAACATCAAGAATTTGAACCTGTTCCTTCTAATAAACATCTATCAACCAAAAGTGAAACGGCTGGTCAGAGGTCAAATCCTGGTTCTTTGTTAAATGCAGTTCCAAGAACGTCAACATCTTCAAGTACTGATGATAGAACTGATACAGCTGGAACAAATCCGGAATTAGAGAACAgtgtaaataaaaatatagcTATCAATAGCACTGGAAGTAATTCAGGAGGTTCAAGTGGTTCTGGTGGACTGTTTGcaaacttttcaaaatatgtTGATATCAAATCTGgttctttgaattttgcAGGCAAACTATCTTTAACATCTAAAggtattaattttaataacgGATCAAGTTCAAATATTACATTAGATGAACTGGAATATTTAGGTGAATTAGGCCATGGTAATTATGGTAATGTATCAAAGGTTCTATATAAGCCTACTAACGTGATCATGGCTATGAAAGAAGTAAGATTAGAATTAGACGAAACAAAATTTAGACATATATTGATGGAATTAGATGTTTTACATAAATGTAATTCGCCATATATCGTCGATTTTTTTGGCGCGTTTTTTATCGAAGGTGCCGTTTATATGTGCATTGAATATATGGATGGAGGCTCTTTGGATAAAATATATGACTATTCGTCAGACGAAAAAGGTATAGATGAACCACAATTAGCTTATATTACAGAGTCTGTGATTAGAGGTTTACATGAGCTAAAAGAAGTACATAACATCATTCATAGAGATGTTAAACCAACTAATATTTTATGTTCAGCTTCCCAAGGAACGATCAAATTATGTGATTTTGGTGTCTCCGGTAATCTAGTTGCGTCTCTTGCCAAAACTAATATCGGGTGTCAGTCATATATGGCTCCAGAACGTATTAGATCTCTGAATCCAGACAAATCCACATACTCGGTACAATCCGACGTTTGGTCATTGGGTTTAAGTATTTTAGAATTAGCATTAGGTGATTATCCATATCCACCAGAAacatttgataatattttctcaCAATTAAGTGCAATTGTAGATGGTCCTCCACCAAAACTTCCAGAAAGATTCAGTCCGGAGGCTCAAGAGTTTGTCACATTATGTTTACAGAAAAATCCAGATAGAAGGCCAACATATACTCAATTGTTGATGCACCCATggttattgaaatatagaGACGTTGATGTCAACATGAAAGAATATATCACCGAAAGATTGGAAAAGAGAAAAGAAACTTTGGTGGATACCGAAGTTAGAAAACCAGCATTACATATGGGAGGTTTATAG